A single genomic interval of Bradyrhizobium japonicum USDA 6 harbors:
- the nifX gene encoding nitrogen fixation protein NifX: protein MKVAFATQDLRRVDAHFGWAKNIAIYDVAPSGHVFLKAIEFEGDLEEDGSGDKLAPKIQAIKDCAILYVAAIGGAAAARVVASKIHPIKVSKPESIHVLLEKLESVLKGTPPPWLRKVLAKDQPRSFEFDE, encoded by the coding sequence ATGAAGGTCGCTTTTGCCACTCAGGATCTGAGACGCGTCGATGCTCATTTTGGCTGGGCAAAGAATATTGCAATCTACGATGTCGCGCCCAGCGGGCATGTCTTTCTTAAAGCTATCGAGTTTGAGGGCGATCTTGAGGAGGACGGCAGTGGTGACAAGTTGGCGCCAAAGATCCAGGCGATCAAGGATTGCGCCATCCTATACGTCGCGGCCATTGGTGGTGCCGCGGCTGCGCGAGTGGTGGCCAGCAAAATTCATCCTATCAAGGTGAGCAAACCGGAAAGCATTCACGTGTTGCTGGAAAAGCTCGAGTCGGTGCTGAAGGGCACGCCACCTCCCTGGCTGCGCAAGGTCCTTGCAAAGGACCAACCGCGATCGTTTGAGTTCGACGAATGA
- the nifN gene encoding nitrogenase iron-molybdenum cofactor biosynthesis protein NifN: MALVTAPTKACVVNPLKMSQPIGGAYAFMGLRGAMPLLHGSQGCTSFGLTLFVRHFKEAIPLQTTAMSEVATVLGGYENLEQAILNISKRAKPKIIGICSTGVTETNGDDVEAYLKLIRSAYPQLTKLPLVYVSTPDFKGAFQDGWEKAVARMVEVLVDRPSANGLRDPSKVNVLPGCHLTPGDLDELRALLEDFGLYPSFLPDLAGSLDGHIPDEFTSTTIGGIDVDEIASMGRAGWTIAIGAQMQRAAEVMQTKTGVPFRVFERLCGLHPNDDFMMFLSEISGRPIPSKYRRQRSQLADAMLDAHFHIGGRKVAIGAEPDLLFDLSGMLHDMGAQVTVAVTTTQSEVIERIRTKEVLIGDLEDLEGFAKEKHCDLLITHSHGRQAAGRLKVPFYRVGFPIFDRLGAGHQVSVGYRGTRNVIFQIANLVIAHRDENDRPTPDRWRTTPGLPQHVGHRRSTGAPERSIA; this comes from the coding sequence ATGGCCCTGGTCACGGCGCCGACAAAAGCCTGCGTTGTCAACCCGCTGAAGATGAGCCAGCCGATCGGCGGCGCATACGCCTTCATGGGGCTGCGCGGTGCGATGCCGCTTCTGCACGGCTCACAGGGGTGCACATCCTTCGGTCTCACGCTCTTTGTCCGGCACTTCAAAGAAGCAATACCGCTGCAGACCACCGCGATGAGCGAGGTCGCGACCGTACTCGGCGGATATGAAAATTTGGAGCAGGCGATACTTAACATCTCCAAGCGCGCTAAGCCGAAGATCATCGGAATCTGCTCGACCGGTGTCACCGAGACCAACGGCGACGATGTGGAAGCGTACCTCAAACTAATCCGGAGTGCGTATCCGCAACTCACAAAGTTGCCGCTCGTATATGTATCAACGCCTGATTTCAAGGGCGCGTTCCAGGATGGGTGGGAGAAGGCAGTTGCACGCATGGTGGAGGTGCTGGTGGACCGGCCAAGTGCCAATGGCCTGCGGGATCCCTCGAAGGTAAATGTTCTACCGGGGTGTCACCTGACGCCCGGCGACCTTGATGAACTCCGTGCCTTGCTGGAGGATTTCGGATTGTACCCCTCCTTTCTCCCTGACTTGGCGGGATCGCTCGACGGGCATATCCCCGATGAGTTTACGTCAACGACCATCGGCGGCATTGACGTCGACGAGATCGCGAGCATGGGGCGCGCAGGGTGGACCATTGCAATCGGTGCGCAGATGCAGCGCGCGGCTGAGGTCATGCAGACTAAAACCGGGGTGCCTTTTCGTGTGTTCGAGCGACTGTGTGGTCTTCATCCAAACGACGATTTCATGATGTTTTTGAGCGAGATTAGCGGGCGCCCGATACCCTCGAAATATCGACGCCAGCGCAGTCAGCTCGCCGATGCTATGTTGGACGCGCACTTCCATATTGGCGGCCGCAAAGTCGCGATCGGTGCCGAGCCAGACCTTCTGTTCGATTTATCCGGCATGCTGCACGATATGGGCGCGCAGGTGACCGTCGCCGTGACGACCACTCAGTCTGAGGTGATCGAGCGAATCAGGACCAAGGAGGTTCTCATTGGTGACCTCGAAGATCTGGAAGGATTTGCAAAAGAAAAGCATTGCGATCTGCTGATCACGCATTCGCATGGAAGGCAAGCGGCGGGGCGGCTGAAAGTGCCGTTCTATCGCGTAGGTTTTCCGATATTCGATCGGCTTGGCGCGGGCCACCAAGTATCCGTCGGCTATCGTGGTACCCGCAATGTGATCTTCCAAATCGCCAATCTCGTGATCGCGCATCGCGACGAGAACGACCGACCTACACCCGATAGGTGGCGGACCACGCCCGGACTGCCACAACACGTGGGGCATCGCCGCTCCACTGGCGCGCCTGAAAGGTCAATTGCATGA
- a CDS encoding host specificity protein, with protein MYGRVVGSSSQSTSANQVDEPGDSPRFAETLAGMEPGGSSSETRAYYLNSGPPIVEIDQRSFDRGLQRFLGRDIMNIAINPQEYSDFVSKKAERAATVAGSYSATHYDPARPVRFFSYQLGDETVGLLRAGGPVRIKGETFREKFGRNDLTSVVDLRVTHPLVENAGDILLEYQLREDGDDPLILSKPGLPGMEPRLAEMGFVHVGRNHWVLDPHQHPEVWTKNENDQWQRVGKPTKYLSKVEDDDAAAESTVQADYSDEDDPSVYLERVLTGLSME; from the coding sequence ATGTATGGCAGAGTCGTTGGCTCATCCAGCCAATCCACAAGCGCTAATCAAGTTGATGAACCGGGAGATAGCCCCCGCTTTGCGGAAACACTTGCAGGTATGGAGCCAGGCGGGTCGTCATCTGAAACAAGGGCGTACTATCTGAATTCCGGTCCGCCCATTGTTGAGATCGACCAGCGTTCCTTCGATCGAGGGCTGCAGAGATTTTTGGGCCGCGACATCATGAACATCGCCATTAATCCGCAAGAGTACTCAGACTTCGTATCAAAGAAAGCTGAGCGGGCAGCAACGGTTGCTGGCAGCTATAGCGCCACTCACTATGATCCAGCCAGGCCCGTGCGCTTCTTCAGCTATCAATTGGGTGACGAAACAGTTGGCCTGTTGAGAGCAGGAGGTCCGGTTCGGATCAAGGGGGAGACCTTCCGGGAAAAGTTTGGGCGCAACGATCTCACGTCCGTGGTGGACCTTCGGGTCACTCATCCCCTGGTTGAGAACGCGGGCGATATTTTGCTTGAGTACCAGCTGAGAGAGGATGGTGATGATCCCTTGATCTTGTCAAAACCAGGCTTGCCCGGCATGGAACCCCGCCTAGCAGAAATGGGTTTTGTTCATGTGGGTCGAAATCACTGGGTGCTTGATCCTCACCAGCATCCCGAGGTGTGGACGAAGAATGAGAACGACCAGTGGCAGCGAGTAGGCAAGCCTACGAAGTACCTTAGTAAGGTGGAGGATGATGATGCCGCCGCTGAATCGACGGTCCAGGCGGACTATTCTGACGAAGATGATCCGTCAGTCTATTTGGAGCGCGTCCTCACGGGGCTAAGCATGGAGTAA
- a CDS encoding 4Fe-4S binding protein translates to MPFKIIASQCTSCSACEPLCPNVAISEKGGNFVIEAAKCSECVGHFDEPQCAAACPVDNTCVVDRALPRYQAPV, encoded by the coding sequence GTGCCATTCAAAATCATCGCCTCGCAGTGCACGAGCTGCTCAGCTTGCGAGCCTTTATGCCCGAACGTTGCTATTTCGGAGAAGGGGGGAAACTTTGTCATTGAAGCGGCGAAATGCAGCGAATGCGTGGGGCATTTTGACGAACCGCAATGTGCCGCTGCCTGTCCGGTCGACAACACCTGCGTGGTTGACAGGGCCTTGCCTCGCTACCAGGCGCCCGTCTGA
- the nifB gene encoding nitrogenase cofactor biosynthesis protein NifB yields MQSITEHKGCRASAKTGRASCGSQAGRGDLPVEIWERVKNHPCYSEDAHHHYARMHVAVAPACNIQCNYCNRKYDCANESRPGVVSEKLTPEQAVRKVIAVATTIPQMTVLGIAGPGDALANPAKTFKTLALVTEAAPDIKLCLSTNGLALPDYVDTIVRAKVDHVTITINMVDPEIGAKIYPWIFFNHKRYTGIEAARILTNRQLQGLEMLSERGILCKINSVMIPNINDDHLVEVNKAVTSRGAFLHNIMPLISVPEHGTAFGLNGQRGPTAQELKTLQDACEGKINMMRHCRQCRADAVGLLGEDRSAEFTNDQVMKMDVHYDLEMRKAYQKRVENERVSKVAAGQKELAGVSGEMSAITVLVAVATKGSGLINEHFGHAKEFQLYELSTSGAKFVGLRRVEGYCQAGYGEEDRLSVIMRDIRDCHAVFVAKIGGCPKSGLIKAGIEPVDQFAYEYIEKSTIAWFRAYVGKVKRGEIQHVQRGVPPRWPGDRISAA; encoded by the coding sequence ATGCAGTCCATAACCGAGCATAAGGGCTGCCGCGCTTCGGCGAAGACCGGGCGGGCGAGCTGCGGCTCGCAGGCCGGCCGAGGCGATCTGCCGGTCGAAATCTGGGAAAGGGTGAAAAACCATCCCTGTTACAGCGAGGATGCGCACCATCATTACGCTCGCATGCATGTCGCGGTCGCACCTGCCTGCAATATCCAGTGCAACTACTGCAACCGAAAATACGACTGCGCCAATGAATCGCGTCCGGGTGTGGTGAGCGAGAAGCTCACCCCTGAGCAGGCAGTGAGAAAAGTGATCGCGGTCGCGACGACCATTCCGCAGATGACGGTACTTGGCATCGCTGGTCCCGGCGATGCCCTGGCCAATCCAGCAAAGACGTTCAAAACGCTCGCGTTGGTCACCGAGGCTGCTCCTGACATCAAGCTGTGTCTGTCAACCAACGGACTAGCGCTGCCAGACTATGTCGATACCATCGTGAGGGCCAAAGTTGACCACGTCACCATCACCATCAACATGGTCGATCCTGAAATCGGAGCCAAGATTTATCCATGGATCTTCTTCAACCACAAGCGATACACCGGCATCGAGGCGGCAAGGATACTCACCAATCGCCAGCTTCAAGGGCTCGAGATGCTTAGCGAACGGGGCATTTTGTGCAAGATCAACTCGGTGATGATCCCCAATATCAATGATGACCACCTGGTCGAGGTCAACAAGGCGGTCACGTCGCGCGGTGCCTTCCTTCACAATATCATGCCGCTGATCTCCGTACCCGAGCACGGAACAGCATTTGGCCTCAACGGTCAGCGCGGTCCGACGGCTCAAGAATTGAAGACGCTGCAAGATGCTTGCGAAGGGAAGATAAACATGATGCGGCATTGCCGGCAGTGCCGCGCTGATGCGGTCGGTCTACTCGGCGAGGATCGCAGCGCGGAGTTCACCAATGATCAGGTGATGAAAATGGACGTCCATTATGACCTAGAGATGCGCAAGGCTTATCAAAAAAGGGTAGAGAATGAGCGCGTCTCCAAAGTCGCGGCCGGTCAAAAGGAGTTGGCGGGAGTCTCCGGAGAGATGAGCGCGATCACTGTTCTAGTAGCCGTCGCAACTAAGGGCTCGGGATTGATCAACGAGCACTTTGGACATGCAAAGGAATTCCAACTGTACGAGCTCTCCACATCCGGCGCCAAGTTCGTCGGGCTACGTCGTGTGGAGGGTTACTGCCAGGCCGGCTATGGCGAGGAAGATAGGCTATCCGTGATCATGCGCGACATCCGTGACTGCCACGCGGTCTTCGTGGCTAAGATCGGCGGCTGCCCCAAGAGCGGCCTGATCAAGGCTGGGATCGAGCCGGTCGATCAATTCGCCTATGAGTACATTGAGAAGTCGACGATCGCTTGGTTCAGGGCCTATGTCGGCAAAGTAAAGCGCGGGGAGATCCAGCATGTGCAGCGCGGCGTGCCCCCGCGTTGGCCTGGAGATCGGATCTCTGCGGCGTAA
- a CDS encoding nitrogen fixation protein NifZ, with amino-acid sequence MNGILRDSDAVELSDPPAFSFGQKLRANRVIRNDGTYPGKEIGDVLVKKGEVGYVVSIGTFLQQFYIYGVEFLESGYRVGMKRKELEPVDAGEEVDDLPLPEES; translated from the coding sequence ATGAACGGAATTCTCCGGGATAGCGACGCCGTCGAGCTAAGCGACCCACCCGCCTTCAGCTTTGGCCAAAAGCTTCGCGCCAATCGCGTCATCCGGAATGATGGCACCTATCCCGGCAAGGAGATCGGAGACGTCTTGGTCAAGAAGGGGGAGGTGGGCTACGTCGTCTCGATCGGCACGTTCTTGCAGCAATTCTACATCTACGGCGTGGAGTTTTTGGAAAGCGGCTACCGCGTTGGCATGAAACGCAAGGAACTTGAGCCAGTGGATGCAGGCGAGGAGGTCGATGATTTGCCACTACCGGAGGAGTCATGA
- the fdxB gene encoding ferredoxin III, nif-specific, which produces MSFATRDGRDWMPQYLASIDAKKCIGCGRCFKVCGQDVMTLKGINEEGELVNLDNDADDEVEKKIMVLNDQGACIGCGACDRVCPASCQTHVPAAAA; this is translated from the coding sequence ATGTCATTTGCAACGCGAGACGGCCGCGACTGGATGCCACAATACCTAGCCTCGATCGATGCCAAGAAGTGCATCGGCTGTGGCCGCTGTTTCAAGGTGTGCGGTCAAGATGTCATGACTTTGAAAGGCATCAACGAGGAGGGCGAACTCGTCAACCTTGACAATGACGCGGACGATGAAGTCGAAAAAAAGATTATGGTTCTGAACGATCAGGGCGCCTGCATCGGCTGCGGTGCGTGCGATAGGGTTTGCCCGGCCAGCTGCCAGACCCACGTCCCAGCCGCAGCTGCATGA
- the nifT gene encoding putative nitrogen fixation protein NifT yields the protein MKIMIRRSPDTGLSIYVPKKDIEESIVASEYETLWGGWIKVANGWVLDLPEMASDTRLPITIDAKKRDESGDDP from the coding sequence GTGAAAATCATGATCCGCCGCTCTCCGGACACGGGCTTGTCAATCTACGTGCCAAAAAAGGATATCGAAGAGTCAATCGTGGCCTCCGAGTACGAGACCCTATGGGGCGGCTGGATCAAAGTCGCTAACGGTTGGGTGCTCGATTTGCCCGAGATGGCGAGCGACACACGGTTACCGATCACAATCGACGCGAAGAAGCGGGATGAGAGCGGCGACGATCCATGA
- a CDS encoding CCE_0567 family metalloprotein: MSEILKAELKKVSAKAIQAKMDLHDLSEELPINWTSIMAVAQKAYDVYVELERKSRELKELENT, encoded by the coding sequence ATCAGTGAAATACTGAAGGCCGAACTAAAGAAAGTGTCCGCCAAGGCGATACAGGCCAAGATGGATCTGCACGACCTTTCGGAAGAATTGCCCATCAACTGGACGTCGATTATGGCGGTGGCGCAGAAGGCGTACGATGTCTATGTCGAACTGGAGCGCAAGAGTCGCGAGCTAAAAGAGCTGGAAAATACTTGA
- a CDS encoding Rieske (2Fe-2S) protein — MQPTLVYAICSFNDIPSRQAIGFHLMVLEDDGNHRPWPIIVVRWGKKVLGYVNKCPHHSVNLDWEQNEFLDPNGIRLMCGKHGSTFELGTGRCVEGPCQGRALTPIALVVVDGDICAVGVHLAEDDA, encoded by the coding sequence ATGCAGCCAACTCTCGTCTATGCGATTTGCAGCTTTAACGACATTCCGAGCCGCCAGGCCATCGGATTTCATCTTATGGTCCTCGAAGATGACGGCAATCACCGGCCGTGGCCCATCATTGTGGTGCGATGGGGCAAGAAGGTGCTTGGCTATGTCAATAAATGCCCGCACCACAGCGTCAATTTGGACTGGGAGCAGAACGAATTCCTCGATCCAAACGGTATCCGGCTGATGTGCGGCAAGCACGGTTCGACCTTCGAACTCGGCACCGGGCGGTGCGTCGAAGGTCCATGTCAAGGTAGAGCGCTTACGCCGATCGCGTTGGTAGTTGTGGATGGCGACATCTGCGCCGTCGGTGTGCATCTCGCGGAGGACGATGCATGA
- a CDS encoding iron-sulfur cluster assembly accessory protein, translating to MINLTDSAVNAIKSAISSSERRAGGLRVMIEAGGCNGFKYKMGIADEPKPDDTVIDCDGLKVFVDSKSREHLAGTTIDFVLAPESSGFTFHNPNAATNCSCGKSFG from the coding sequence GTGATCAACCTGACCGATAGCGCAGTCAATGCAATCAAGAGCGCGATTTCATCTTCGGAGCGGCGGGCGGGTGGTCTGCGCGTCATGATCGAAGCAGGCGGCTGCAATGGATTCAAATACAAGATGGGCATCGCCGATGAGCCAAAGCCTGACGACACCGTGATCGACTGCGATGGGCTCAAGGTGTTTGTCGATAGCAAGAGCCGAGAGCATCTGGCCGGCACAACCATCGATTTCGTGCTGGCACCGGAGAGCTCTGGCTTTACCTTTCATAACCCGAACGCGGCCACCAACTGCTCCTGTGGAAAATCATTCGGCTGA
- the nifE gene encoding nitrogenase iron-molybdenum cofactor biosynthesis protein NifE has protein sequence MSSLAATVQDIFDEPGCAKNGSKSEAERRNGCTRQLQPGSAAGGCAFDGAKVALQPFTDVAHLVHGPIACEGNSWDNRGAASSGSDLWRTAFTTDLSETDIVFGGEKRLCKAIKEIIDKCDPPAIFVYQTCIPAMIGDDINAVCKAASRRFSKPVIPINSPGFAGSKNLGNKLAGEALLDYVIGTREPDYTTPYDINLIGEYNLSGELWQVKPVLDELGVRILCCISGDGKYREVASSHRARAAMLVCSKSMINVARKMEQRYGIPFFEGSFYGIQDSSESLRQIARLLVERGAPADLLGRTEAVIAREEARAWAAIQPYKPRLEGKRALLMTGGVKSWSVVSALQEAGLELVGTSVKKSTMEDKERIKELMGQDAHMIDDMTAREMYKMLKDAEADIMLSGGKSQFVALKAAVPWVDINQERCHAYMGYAGIVKLVEEIDNSLSSPMWEQLRRPAPWEALAKAREQMQSMAAIAGDPVLAETARRARNICVCNRVDLGTIEDAISVHGLRSVAAVREHTNAAGGCCQGRIEDMLMSEPSDMRQAAE, from the coding sequence ATGAGTTCACTGGCGGCCACGGTCCAGGATATCTTCGACGAGCCGGGCTGCGCCAAGAATGGCAGTAAGTCTGAGGCGGAACGCAGGAACGGCTGTACCAGACAGTTGCAGCCGGGTAGCGCTGCGGGTGGCTGTGCTTTCGACGGCGCGAAGGTTGCGCTGCAGCCGTTCACCGATGTCGCTCACTTGGTACATGGCCCGATCGCGTGCGAAGGTAATTCCTGGGACAATCGCGGCGCGGCGTCGTCCGGCTCGGATTTGTGGCGCACCGCTTTCACAACCGATTTGAGCGAAACCGATATTGTATTCGGAGGCGAGAAGCGGCTGTGCAAAGCGATCAAGGAGATCATCGACAAGTGCGATCCGCCCGCAATCTTCGTCTATCAAACCTGCATCCCGGCGATGATCGGCGATGACATCAATGCAGTCTGCAAGGCAGCGTCGCGAAGATTCTCAAAACCGGTGATCCCGATCAATTCTCCGGGCTTCGCCGGTTCGAAAAACCTCGGTAACAAGCTCGCGGGCGAAGCCTTGCTCGACTACGTGATCGGCACGCGAGAACCGGACTACACCACGCCGTACGACATCAATCTGATCGGAGAATACAACCTTTCAGGAGAGCTCTGGCAGGTGAAGCCAGTGTTAGACGAGCTTGGAGTGCGAATTCTCTGCTGCATTTCGGGCGATGGCAAATACCGCGAAGTCGCTTCATCTCATCGCGCGCGGGCGGCAATGTTGGTGTGCTCAAAATCCATGATCAACGTGGCACGCAAGATGGAGCAACGTTACGGGATCCCATTCTTCGAGGGGTCGTTCTACGGTATTCAGGATTCAAGCGAATCGCTACGCCAGATCGCCCGCTTATTGGTTGAGCGCGGCGCCCCGGCAGATCTGCTCGGGCGCACCGAAGCGGTGATCGCGCGCGAGGAAGCGCGGGCGTGGGCTGCCATCCAGCCGTACAAGCCGCGACTCGAAGGCAAAAGGGCCTTGTTAATGACCGGCGGTGTCAAGTCATGGTCGGTCGTCTCGGCGCTCCAGGAAGCCGGGCTGGAATTAGTCGGAACCAGTGTGAAGAAATCGACCATGGAAGACAAGGAGCGCATCAAGGAGCTCATGGGGCAGGATGCCCACATGATCGACGACATGACTGCGCGCGAAATGTACAAGATGTTGAAGGACGCAGAAGCGGACATCATGCTATCGGGCGGCAAGTCGCAATTTGTCGCGCTGAAGGCGGCGGTGCCATGGGTCGATATCAACCAGGAGCGTTGCCACGCCTATATGGGCTATGCCGGAATAGTCAAGCTGGTGGAGGAGATCGATAATTCGCTCTCAAGCCCGATGTGGGAGCAGCTACGTCGGCCAGCGCCATGGGAGGCTTTGGCCAAAGCGCGGGAGCAGATGCAGTCCATGGCCGCGATCGCCGGCGATCCGGTCCTCGCCGAAACAGCGCGCCGCGCGAGGAATATCTGCGTGTGTAACAGGGTTGATCTGGGCACGATTGAGGACGCAATCTCCGTGCACGGCTTGAGGAGCGTCGCAGCGGTCCGAGAGCATACCAATGCGGCCGGTGGCTGCTGTCAAGGACGCATCGAAGATATGTTGATGTCCGAGCCATCTGATATGCGACAGGCCGCAGAGTAG
- the nifS gene encoding cysteine desulfurase NifS, which translates to MSENRAPIYLDNNATTRTDPSVVQTMLPFFTEQFGNASSAHAFGNEAAIAVRQARRSLSGLLGSAYDHEIVFTSGGTEANNAAILSALATQEGRDEVVTTSVEHSAVLALTEQLAARGVKTRIIAVDACGRLDIEAFRCALGPRTAIASVMWANNETGTIFPVKCLAGWTREAGALFHTDAVQAIGKVRLNLKDSTIDMLSLSAHKLHGPKGVGALYLRKGTKFQPLICGGSQERGRRAGTENIPGIVGLGKAAELAAERLEPERIRIGALRDRLEQGILRNGECVVLGDIRNRLANTTNIAFDHLEGEAIAHRLNRAGIAVSLGSACRSGSMQPSHVLRAMQVPAWRMHGAVRFSLSRETSLAEVDEAVCAVSDIVTRMRASSRATVREQTS; encoded by the coding sequence GTGAGCGAGAATCGAGCGCCGATTTACCTCGATAACAATGCAACGACGCGAACTGATCCATCCGTCGTGCAAACCATGTTGCCTTTCTTCACTGAGCAATTCGGCAATGCCTCGTCCGCGCATGCCTTTGGCAACGAGGCCGCAATTGCGGTGAGGCAGGCACGGAGAAGCTTGAGCGGCCTGCTAGGTAGTGCATACGATCACGAAATCGTCTTCACCTCGGGAGGGACCGAAGCCAATAATGCCGCAATCCTCTCGGCACTTGCAACCCAGGAAGGTCGAGACGAGGTTGTCACCACTTCGGTTGAGCACTCCGCCGTACTTGCGCTAACGGAGCAATTGGCGGCAAGGGGAGTCAAGACGCGCATTATTGCCGTAGATGCTTGCGGCCGGCTCGACATCGAGGCGTTTCGCTGCGCGCTTGGGCCACGCACAGCGATTGCCTCGGTTATGTGGGCCAATAACGAGACCGGAACGATATTTCCCGTGAAGTGTCTGGCCGGGTGGACCCGTGAGGCGGGAGCGCTATTTCACACAGATGCGGTGCAGGCCATTGGTAAAGTACGCTTAAACCTAAAGGACAGCACGATCGACATGCTTTCACTATCCGCGCACAAACTGCACGGCCCGAAGGGGGTAGGTGCGTTATATTTGCGTAAAGGGACAAAATTCCAGCCGCTGATCTGCGGCGGATCACAGGAACGAGGGCGGCGCGCTGGGACCGAGAATATTCCCGGAATCGTCGGACTAGGAAAAGCTGCCGAACTTGCGGCGGAGCGGCTTGAACCCGAGCGCATCCGCATTGGCGCGTTACGTGACCGCCTTGAGCAGGGAATTTTGCGCAATGGCGAGTGCGTTGTGCTTGGCGACATTCGCAATCGTTTGGCGAATACGACTAATATTGCCTTCGACCATCTCGAAGGTGAAGCGATTGCCCACCGTCTTAACCGGGCGGGCATCGCCGTATCGCTCGGGTCAGCCTGCAGGTCGGGCTCAATGCAGCCATCGCATGTTCTGCGTGCCATGCAGGTGCCTGCGTGGCGGATGCACGGCGCCGTGCGCTTTTCTCTTTCGCGCGAAACCTCCCTCGCCGAAGTCGATGAGGCCGTGTGCGCTGTGTCAGATATCGTGACTCGCATGCGCGCCAGCTCCCGCGCCACGGTCAGGGAGCAGACCTCGTGA
- a CDS encoding NifX-associated nitrogen fixation protein has translation MTAKIAQQGSVVDAPFLIELVKLWRAQDTNEAWEGKSDLDLLEPYILNRERRRALPIIGDPDPNTLWRLELFFNAVGLSVERETGIMVQPILKLHHEGFGRIVLIAGRLVAVNKQLRDVHRLGFDNCVKLAQEGDRYVSEGIGLIRKFPDVANY, from the coding sequence ATGACCGCAAAAATAGCGCAGCAGGGCAGCGTCGTCGACGCACCATTTCTAATCGAGTTAGTCAAGCTTTGGCGCGCCCAGGATACCAATGAAGCCTGGGAAGGGAAGAGCGACCTTGATCTGCTCGAACCCTATATCCTGAACAGGGAGAGACGACGCGCATTGCCGATCATCGGTGATCCCGATCCCAATACACTATGGCGGCTTGAGTTGTTCTTCAATGCGGTCGGCCTGTCAGTAGAGAGGGAGACCGGCATTATGGTTCAGCCGATCCTGAAGCTGCATCATGAAGGCTTCGGGCGCATAGTGCTCATCGCAGGGCGGTTGGTCGCCGTAAACAAGCAGCTGCGCGACGTGCATCGCTTGGGATTCGATAATTGCGTCAAGCTGGCTCAAGAGGGGGATAGATATGTCAGCGAGGGAATTGGCCTGATTCGGAAATTTCCAGACGTGGCTAACTATTGA